A part of Salvelinus alpinus chromosome 23, SLU_Salpinus.1, whole genome shotgun sequence genomic DNA contains:
- the LOC139550384 gene encoding protocadherin-8-like, whose amino-acid sequence MGMRGWNWWVLVGIPLAVLPTLTQGKTVKYETFEEDALATIIGNLAKDISSSPSSGSKTNFRMMKQFNSSFIRLRESDGQLTIGERIDRERICKHTLHCLVAFDVVSFSKEQFKLIHVEVEVKDINDNSPEFPRKESSLEISENTAVGTRIPLDFAVDEDVGLNYIQSYQISVNSHFTIDVLSRADGVKYAELVLMKELDRETQASYALELVAMDGGNPSRTGSTRINVKVKDYNDNSPLFDRSSFTVDLPEDAPVGFLLLDLNAEDPDEGLNGEVVYGFGHQVPSEIRQLFRVDRKTGRLTLESPIDFESKKTYEFDVQATDLGLNPSPAICKIVVRVQDVNDNAPEISITPMTSITAGIAYITEAASRESFVALVSTSDMDSGANGQVHCTLYGHDHFRLQQAYEDSFMIVSTSPLDREKIPEYNLTVVAEDLGSPPFRTITQYTIRLMDENDNAPVFSKSVYEVAVVENNTPGAYITTVVARDMDLGHNGKVIYKLTDTYIMGSPVSTFVSLDPASGSIYALRSFNYEVMKQLELCITASDGGSPPLSGTASIHVRIVDQNDNAPVINQPALNNGSSEILLPRDAPSGYVITQVEARDADEGVNAELSYRLASGEGSVFSVNKATGEVYLNRELSHDVDETLRMTVTVSDNGRPALTATATLHFLIIVGAPPSDRTVYWAGSGEAGEHAQWDLSVVIIVVLAGSCTLLLLAIILIATTCNRRKRDKTGDDTDSYGEKEILERGKNISDNPLLPLHGIVGGFEAHTFSSQPGFTGEHTGSSDLCSTSEDGREAPCVYEPDSKPKGYSTLPGYGNSYNNGKEAVRPITIWKGNSYTTISARDPAFSGKDSGKGDSDFNDSDSDISGTDLKKEGVPVHPMGCHSGLWACTSECKVLGHSDRCWSPSAVRAHIGPSLVPTPTSQTVSSFNSLSKTASLPRDSLRRENYYQAHIPKTTGLQSVYEKVLHKEYDYVLVTPPRPLRVQEISEITIPVYGPTTTRCPSNEV is encoded by the exons ATGGGTATGAGAGGGTGGAACTGGTGGGTGCTGGTGGGCATCCCACTGGCTGTCCTGCCCACTCTCACGCAGGGAAAGACAGTGAAGTACGAGACATTTGAGGAAGACGCCCTGGCAACTATCATTGGAAACTTGGCCAAGGACATTTCATCCAGCCCCTCCTCCGGCTCCAAGACAAATTTCAGGATGATGAAACAGTTCAACTCGTCTTTTATCCGTTTGAGGGAGAGCGACGGACAGCTGACTATCGGAGAgagaattgacagagagagaatctGTAAACACACCCTTCACTGCCTCGTCGCCTTTGATGTGGTCAGCTTCTCCAAAGAGCAGTTCAAACTCATCCACGTCGAGGTAgaggtcaaggacatcaatgacAATTCCCCCGAGTTTCCACGGAAAGAGTCGAGTCTGGAGATCTCTGAAAACACAGCGGTGGGCACGCGGATCCCGTTAGACTTCGCTGTGGATGAAGATGTGGGGTTGAACTACATCCAGAGCTACCAGATCTCCGTTAACAGTCACTTCACCATAGACGTGCTCAGCAGAGCCGACGGGGTTAAATATGCGGAGCTCGTGCTCATGAAGGAGCTGGACCGTGAGACACAGGCTTCCTATGCGCTCGAGCTGGTTGCTATGGACGGCGGCAACCCGTCCCGCACGGGATCCACGCGCATCAACGTCAAGGTGAAAGACTACAATGACAACAGCCCCTTGTTCGACAGGAGCAGTTTCACAGTGGACCTCCCTGAGGATGCACCAGTAGGGTTTCTCTTACTGGACCTGAACGCAGAAGACCCGGATGAGGGGCTGAATGGGGAGGTGGTGTATGGTTTTGGTCACCAGGTGCCATCCGAGATAAGACAACTTTTCAGAGTGGACCGCAAAACGGGACGGCTCACCCTCGAGAGCCCCATTGACTTTGAGAGCAAGAAAACGTACGAATTCGACGTCCAGGCGACTGACCTAGGTCTGAACCCAAGCCCGGCCATCTGTAAGATAGTGGTGCGGGTCCAGGACGTTAACGACAACGCGCCAGAGATCTCCATCACTCCTATGACGTCCATCACGGCTGGAATTGCCTATATCACGGAGGCTGCATCGCGCGAGAGTTTTGTAGCGCTGGTCAGCACCTCTGACATGGACTCTGGTGCTAACGGACAGGTGCACTGTACGCTTTATGGCCACGACCACTTCAGGCTGCAGCAGGCTTACGAGGACAGTTTCATGATAGTGAGTACGAGCCCGTTGGACCGGGAGAAGATCCCTGAGTATAATCTAACAGTGGTGGCAGAGGACTTGGGCTCCCCACCGTTCAGAACCATCACCCAGTACACCATCCGGTTGATGGACgagaatgacaatgcccctgtgttcAGTAAATCTGTGTATGAAGTGGCTGTGGTGGAGAATAACACCCCGGGGGCCTACATCACCACTGTGGTCGCCAGGGACATGGACTTGGGACACAACGGGAAGGTGATCTACAAGCTCACTGACACCTACATCATGGGCTCCCCGGTGTCTACGTTTGTCTCACTGGACCCCGCGAGCGGCTCCATTTACGCACTCAGGAGCTTCAACTATGAAGTCATGAAACAGCTCGAACTCTGCATCACAGCCAGCGACGGTGGGTCCCCGCCCCTCAGCGGAACCGCAAGCATTCATGTCAGGATAGTAGACCAGAATGACAACGCACCTGTCATCAACCAGCCCGCGCTAAATAATGGGTCCTCTGAGATTCTGCTGCCCCGGGACGCGCCCTCAGGCTACGTCATCACCCAGGTGGAGGCGCGAGATGCTGATGAGGGCGTGAACGCAGAGTTGTCCTACAGACTGGCATCTGGAGAGGGTTCCGTGTTCTCCGTTAACAAAGCCACCGGGGAGGTCTACCTCAACCGTGAGCTCAGCCACGACGTGGACGAGACCCTGCGCATGACCGTCACGGTGAGTGACAACGGGAGACCTGCGCTCACCGCCACCGCTACGCTTCATTTCCTCATCATTGTGGGCGCCCCGCCGAGCGACAGGACGGTGTACTGGGCAGGCAGCGGGGAGGCGGGGGAGCACGCACAGTGGGACCTGTCAGTGGTGATTATTGTCGTTCTGGCGGGGAGCTGCACGCTCCTGCTGTTAGCAATCATCCTCATTGCCACCACCTGCAACCGGCGGAAACGGGACAAGACTGGAGATGACACCGACTCGTATGGGGAGAAGGAGATCCTGGAAAGGGGCAAGAACATCAGCGACAATCCACTGCTGCCGCTCCATGGAATCGTGGGAGGGTTTGAAGCGCACACCTTCTCTAGCCAGCCCGGGTTTACTGGGGAACACACTGGCAGCAGCGACCTGTGCTCCACCTctgaggatgggagagaggcaCCATGCGTCTACGAACCGGACAGCAAACCCAAG gGCTACTCCACTCTGCCCGGCTACGGTAACAGCTACAATAACGGTAAAGAGGCAGTCAGACCAATCACAATCTGGAAGGGCAACTCCTACACCACCATCTCCGCGAGAGACCCCGCGTTCAGCGGGAAGGACAGCGGGAAAGGCGACAGTGACTTTAACGACAGTGACAGTGACATCAGTGGCACCGACCTGAAGAaggagggggtaccggtacacccCATGGGCTGTCACAGTG gtcTATGGGCATGTACAAGTGAGTGTAAGGTTCTGGGCCACTCTGACCGTTGCTGGAGCCCCTCGGCTGTCCGTGCTCACATTGGTCCCTCACTCGTTCCCACGCCCACCAGCCAGACTGTCTCCTCCTTCAACAGCCTTTCCAAGACTGCCTCGCTGCCCCGGGACTCGCTCCGGAGGGAAAACTATTACCAGGCGCACATCCCCAAAACAACGGGCCTGCAGAGCGTGTATGAGAAGGTGCTACATAAGGAATATGACTATGTCCTGGTCACTCCTCCCAGACCCTTGAGAGTTCAGGAGATTAGTGAAATCACTATCCCAGTCTATGGTCCCACCACGACACGGTGTCCCAGCAATGAAGTCTAA